Proteins encoded in a region of the Perognathus longimembris pacificus isolate PPM17 chromosome 11, ASM2315922v1, whole genome shotgun sequence genome:
- the Grem2 gene encoding gremlin-2 has product MLRKLSLSLFLVALLVKVTETRKNRPAGAIPSPYKDGSSNNSERWQQQIKEVLASSQEALVVTERKYLKSDWCKTQSLRQTVSEEGCRSRTILNRFCYGQCNSFYIPRHVKKEEESFQSCAFCKPHRFTSAIVELDCPGQDPPFRLKKIQKVKQCRCMSVNLSDSDKQ; this is encoded by the coding sequence ATGCTGCGGAAGCTGTCTCTGTCCTTGTTCCTGGTGGCCCTGTTGGTGAAGGTAACAGAAACCCGCAAAAACCGACCTGCGGGTGCCATCCCCTCGCCCTACAAGGACGGCAGCAGCAACAACTCTGAGAGATGGCAGCAACAGATCAAGGAAGTACTGGCATCCAGCCAGGAGGCCCTGGTGGTCACTGAGCGCAAGTACCTCAAGAGTGACTGGTGCAAGACACAGTCGCTACGGCAGACGGTGAGCGAGGAGGGCTGCCGCAGCCGCACCATCCTCAACCGCTTCTGCTATGGCCAGTGCAACTCGTTCTACATCCCGCGGCAtgtgaagaaagaggaggagtccTTCCAGTCCTGCGCCTTCTGCAAGCCCCACCGCTTCACCTCTGCCATCGTGGAGCTCGACTGCCCCGGCCAGGATCCGCCCTTCCGACTCAAAAAGATCCAGAAAGTGAAGCAGTGCAGGTGCATGTCCGTGAACCTGAGCGACTCGGACAAGCAGTGA